In Candidatus Poribacteria bacterium, a genomic segment contains:
- a CDS encoding UvrD-helicase domain-containing protein has translation MRLTPSQQEALNINKHVCVTAGAGSGKTTVLVERYLKILREGNATPREIVAITFTDKAAAEMKDRVIKRLSAQQGNEDSEESNSLQHFRDEMNSAHISTIHAFCSSILKEFPFQADVPANFSITSGIDQKLLLQRTLKKTLKDIATNLGDPHREELTRLLQRYGGQQKLVDFFSTMINQRDVVAQLMREIYDNRSETEIRENLQQQILEQLMPSIDVPEFVRCLNVVLQVATGKRKKIVSSLTQQLEPLSAQSPNSLEVLNLLKEIAYLIVTEKNSIAKRDFIGLKVEIISIETEINFLVSAAKKIKDTPSLGTDDNFLLSTTRDLLTLYTRILNDYETAKLSQGALDFNDLQLKTRDLLCNNKDIQKALIKRHKYYMVDEYQDTNELQHELVMLLTNQLKDANLFIVGDPKQSIYGFRGADVRVFEKIKQKIIDIGGEDISLTENFRSLRDAVGFVNYFFYTLMKDGTQTEFEVAYEALTQARPVPSNGGIEILLGKQGEKAVNEYALIAQHIQNMKTNRKIVWVRGDNGEELERPIAHGDIAILIRSRTHLPDLEHALLEADIPYLTTGGVGFYQRQEIYDIWNYLNFLNEPVKNQVSLAAVLRGPAFGISDTELYEISLQVEESLWNKAQQYQRPTNHLSTAIDILRKHCEFAHRMPVNRLIGTIVNETGLIGTLKIGRQAEQRWANYQKLLELARNFDGDENKQALPDFIEFLNILITEEPLEGQAPIEASTGAVRIMTIHAAKGLQFPIVIIPGLDRGGQTDREPFIDEVFGIGFSPLNPDEGYKKTGPEIITHMKNRSSEKDTAEKKRLFYVAATRAQDRLILSGTLSDKDQPQQMLEWLHTYLEINKENDLLNLDIEQDVFVDDRTSRQRFQLQIPISRVPADIAPAAEVTDEIAPVEFPEDLPSMPEPNGTFSSFTVAELANYARCPLRYQLENVLQIPTDAQDVAGLDKTEFTDAIHRTLARIRRPSDVPNLDTIINQVAENYLQETSKLTTALHTSANNFINSQLGETALSASKNHTNQQVHADIEGHIISGRFDRLFKDETGCWQVINYETGNGQASDADHPEMELYSLLLHRRYPEQPTLTINIFFSEQDQCIQRHFNVSELQETTEEWQKKISALQRGIYNKNTDHCCSCPYADPNGQCIITESQGEKQ, from the coding sequence ATGAGATTAACACCAAGTCAACAAGAGGCCCTCAACATAAATAAACACGTCTGCGTAACCGCGGGTGCTGGATCTGGAAAAACTACCGTGTTGGTTGAACGTTACCTCAAAATTCTACGAGAGGGTAACGCCACGCCGCGGGAAATTGTTGCTATCACTTTCACAGATAAAGCCGCAGCGGAGATGAAGGATCGCGTCATCAAACGCTTGTCCGCTCAACAAGGAAATGAAGACTCAGAAGAGAGCAATTCCCTTCAACATTTTCGTGACGAGATGAACTCGGCACATATCTCAACTATCCACGCCTTCTGCTCAAGCATCCTAAAAGAATTTCCTTTCCAAGCCGACGTACCGGCTAACTTCAGTATTACATCCGGTATTGATCAGAAACTCTTACTGCAGAGAACTCTGAAGAAAACGCTCAAAGACATTGCTACAAATCTTGGTGATCCACATCGCGAAGAACTCACTCGTCTCCTACAACGCTACGGAGGACAGCAAAAACTGGTGGATTTCTTTTCCACGATGATAAATCAACGTGATGTAGTAGCACAACTCATGCGGGAAATCTATGATAACCGAAGCGAGACAGAAATACGCGAAAACTTACAACAGCAGATTCTCGAACAATTGATGCCATCAATTGACGTTCCCGAATTCGTCCGATGCTTAAATGTTGTTCTACAGGTAGCGACAGGCAAACGTAAAAAGATAGTTAGTAGTTTGACCCAGCAATTAGAACCACTATCTGCGCAAAGCCCAAACTCGCTTGAAGTGCTGAATTTGCTTAAGGAAATTGCGTATTTGATTGTCACCGAAAAAAATAGCATTGCGAAAAGAGATTTTATAGGACTCAAGGTTGAGATAATAAGTATTGAGACCGAGATCAATTTTTTGGTATCGGCTGCGAAGAAGATTAAAGATACGCCTTCTCTCGGAACGGACGATAATTTTCTGCTTAGTACAACTCGCGACCTACTTACACTATACACCCGAATCCTCAATGACTACGAAACAGCAAAGCTCTCCCAAGGTGCGCTTGATTTTAACGACCTGCAGCTAAAAACCCGTGACTTGCTCTGCAACAACAAAGATATCCAGAAGGCATTGATCAAACGACACAAATACTATATGGTAGACGAATACCAAGATACAAATGAATTGCAGCACGAATTGGTAATGCTCCTGACAAACCAACTCAAAGACGCGAACCTCTTTATCGTGGGGGACCCGAAACAGAGTATCTATGGGTTCCGCGGTGCTGATGTCCGTGTCTTTGAGAAAATAAAGCAAAAAATCATTGACATAGGTGGCGAGGATATCTCCCTCACAGAGAATTTTCGTTCCCTGCGTGATGCCGTCGGATTCGTCAATTATTTTTTCTATACCTTGATGAAAGACGGGACTCAAACTGAATTTGAGGTGGCGTATGAAGCCCTTACCCAAGCCCGACCTGTCCCCTCAAACGGCGGCATTGAAATCCTCCTTGGAAAACAGGGTGAGAAAGCAGTAAACGAATATGCCCTCATCGCACAGCACATCCAAAATATGAAAACAAACAGAAAAATCGTGTGGGTGCGCGGCGATAATGGAGAGGAATTGGAACGTCCAATTGCGCATGGCGATATTGCAATTCTCATTCGTAGCAGAACACATCTTCCTGACCTCGAGCACGCCCTACTTGAAGCAGACATCCCTTATCTCACCACAGGTGGTGTCGGTTTCTATCAACGTCAGGAAATCTATGATATCTGGAACTATCTCAATTTCCTTAACGAACCGGTAAAAAATCAGGTTTCTCTCGCCGCCGTACTTCGCGGTCCCGCTTTCGGTATCTCTGACACCGAACTCTACGAAATTTCATTACAAGTCGAAGAAAGTCTCTGGAACAAAGCACAGCAGTACCAAAGACCTACCAACCACCTCAGCACGGCAATAGATATTTTAAGAAAGCATTGTGAGTTTGCACATCGCATGCCTGTAAACCGACTCATCGGAACAATCGTTAATGAAACAGGATTGATCGGAACATTGAAAATTGGGCGACAAGCGGAACAACGTTGGGCGAACTATCAAAAACTCTTAGAACTTGCCAGAAACTTTGACGGAGATGAGAACAAACAAGCTCTTCCAGACTTCATCGAATTTCTGAATATCTTAATTACAGAGGAACCCCTGGAGGGGCAGGCACCTATCGAGGCAAGTACCGGCGCAGTCCGAATTATGACGATCCACGCCGCCAAGGGGCTTCAATTCCCGATCGTTATAATACCAGGGCTCGACCGAGGTGGACAAACAGACAGAGAACCTTTTATTGATGAGGTATTCGGTATCGGCTTTAGTCCGCTTAATCCAGATGAAGGGTACAAGAAAACCGGACCGGAAATCATTACCCACATGAAAAATCGGTCAAGTGAGAAAGATACCGCTGAAAAGAAACGATTGTTTTATGTCGCTGCAACACGCGCTCAGGATAGGCTTATTTTGTCGGGGACCCTCTCAGACAAAGACCAACCGCAGCAAATGCTCGAATGGCTCCACACATACCTCGAAATCAATAAAGAAAACGACTTATTGAATCTGGATATTGAACAGGATGTATTCGTAGATGACCGTACAAGTCGTCAACGCTTTCAACTTCAAATTCCAATTTCCCGGGTACCTGCAGACATTGCTCCGGCGGCTGAGGTTACCGATGAAATAGCCCCCGTCGAATTCCCAGAGGATCTGCCATCAATGCCAGAACCAAACGGGACTTTTTCGTCTTTCACTGTCGCTGAACTTGCTAACTACGCCCGTTGTCCACTGCGGTATCAGTTGGAAAATGTATTACAAATCCCGACAGATGCGCAAGACGTAGCAGGTTTGGATAAAACCGAGTTTACCGATGCGATACACCGCACCCTCGCGCGAATAAGACGACCATCAGATGTGCCAAATCTCGACACGATTATTAACCAAGTCGCTGAGAATTATCTTCAAGAAACGAGCAAATTAACAACGGCACTTCACACATCTGCTAATAATTTCATTAACTCGCAACTTGGAGAAACCGCGCTCTCGGCATCCAAAAACCATACCAATCAGCAGGTCCACGCGGATATTGAAGGACATATTATTAGTGGCAGGTTTGATAGACTCTTTAAAGATGAAACTGGGTGCTGGCAGGTAATCAATTATGAAACCGGTAATGGTCAGGCATCAGACGCAGATCATCCAGAAATGGAACTTTATAGCCTACTTCTGCATCGACGTTACCCAGAACAACCGACACTAACGATAAATATCTTCTTTTCTGAACAGGACCAATGTATACAGAGGCATTTCAACGTATCAGAATTGCAGGAAACTACCGAAGAGTGGCAGAAAAAAATTTCGGCACTGCAGCGGGGCATTTATAATAAAAATACAGATCATTGCTGTTCTTGCCCCTACGCAGATCCGAACGGACAATGTATAATTACTGAATCACAAGGAGAAAAGCAATGA
- a CDS encoding Gfo/Idh/MocA family oxidoreductase produces METKHTIGIGIIGMGWMGMTHARAYRQIADRFHDAPLHPKLIICADDVVERTTEAKSRFGFERTTTDFRDVIADKDVQLVNIAAPNNMHLEIGEAATAAGKHIFCEKPVGRNPSETKAIYAAARRAGVLTCVGYNYRWAPVVQYAQQLISDGKLGKLTHYRGRFFAGYASHPQAVLSWRFQKEIAGLGTLGDLLSHVIDMAHFIVGGIDSVIAQQETFIPERPVVTAGTGTHFTLGGDGETEAVTNEDYVGALVRFENGVRGTLEACRIINGPKCEMAFEVNGTAGALRWNFEQMNELEVSLPAEDGFPDGYTRILSGPSHPFHSDFNPGPGVGLGYDDLKTIEAHQFLQAIHAGQQGNPSFREAAAVADVQTAIQTSWEEDRWISV; encoded by the coding sequence ATGGAGACCAAACACACAATAGGCATCGGCATTATCGGCATGGGATGGATGGGGATGACCCACGCCCGCGCATATCGCCAGATTGCTGACCGGTTCCACGACGCTCCGCTCCATCCGAAACTCATTATCTGTGCAGATGACGTTGTTGAGCGCACAACCGAGGCAAAATCACGTTTCGGATTTGAACGCACAACTACCGATTTCCGAGATGTCATTGCAGACAAAGACGTACAGCTCGTCAACATCGCCGCGCCAAACAACATGCATCTTGAGATAGGTGAGGCAGCCACCGCAGCCGGAAAACACATTTTCTGTGAGAAACCAGTTGGACGGAATCCATCCGAAACGAAGGCGATCTATGCCGCCGCGCGTCGCGCAGGTGTCCTGACGTGTGTCGGTTATAACTACAGATGGGCACCCGTCGTCCAATACGCACAACAACTGATTTCAGACGGCAAACTCGGCAAACTCACCCATTATCGTGGCAGATTTTTCGCTGGCTACGCAAGCCATCCGCAAGCCGTGCTTTCGTGGCGGTTTCAGAAAGAGATAGCCGGATTGGGAACACTGGGGGACCTGCTTTCTCACGTTATTGACATGGCACATTTTATCGTCGGCGGTATTGATAGCGTCATCGCACAACAAGAGACATTTATCCCAGAACGTCCCGTAGTAACAGCAGGCACCGGTACCCACTTCACGCTCGGTGGAGATGGCGAAACGGAAGCCGTTACGAACGAAGACTATGTCGGTGCACTCGTCCGGTTTGAAAATGGTGTCAGAGGCACACTGGAAGCATGTCGGATTATTAACGGTCCCAAATGCGAGATGGCGTTTGAGGTAAACGGCACAGCCGGAGCCTTGCGTTGGAACTTCGAGCAGATGAATGAACTTGAGGTGTCCCTACCTGCTGAAGACGGTTTCCCAGACGGATATACGCGCATATTGAGCGGTCCGAGCCATCCGTTCCATAGCGATTTCAACCCCGGTCCCGGTGTCGGATTAGGCTACGACGACTTGAAAACAATCGAGGCTCATCAGTTCCTACAAGCTATTCACGCAGGACAACAAGGCAACCCAAGTTTCCGAGAAGCCGCTGCTGTCGCCGATGTGCAAACTGCTATTCAAACCTCATGGGAGGAAGATCGTTGGATCTCCGTGTAA
- a CDS encoding CRTAC1 family protein yields the protein MDLRVKIKQTLLLCYCCLLFSFNAGAQNLPQFTDITEAAGINFVHNTGAFGKKYLPETMGSGCAFIDYDTDGWQDILLVNGKDWEGNPTGKQQTMALYRNNRDGTFTDVTKTAGLAIPLYGMGAAVADYDNDGDSDIYISCLETDRLFQNRGDGTFIDTTKAAGIHNPGFGTSCAWFDYNNDGHLDLYVANYVEWSRETDLFCTLDGINKSYCTPESYQGQASKLFRNRGDGTFADVSRIARIEDNNSKSLGVCIFDYNADGLPDIFEANDTQPNKLYQNNGDGTFIESGMLTGIAYNESGVATGAMGVDAADYDRIGRESLVIGNFSNEMLNLYHNDGDFFIDEAPAAHIGNTTLLTLTFACFFFDFDLDGNLDIFTANGHVENDINTIQNQVTYAQPPHLFHNNSQGKFTDVRNKVGTDLAKPMVGRGAAYGDIDNDGDWDLLVTTSNGPVHLFRNDGGNRKAWIKIQLVGKTSNRDGIGAQIRITSALGTQTRTVKSGSSYCSQSELAAIFGINGDPIIETIEVLWPSGTISTRKNIKPNQQIRIEEVSP from the coding sequence TTGGATCTCCGTGTAAAAATCAAACAAACGCTCCTTCTCTGCTACTGCTGCCTGCTCTTTTCCTTTAACGCTGGCGCACAAAACCTACCCCAATTCACCGACATCACAGAGGCAGCAGGCATCAATTTCGTCCACAATACCGGTGCTTTCGGTAAGAAATACCTCCCCGAAACAATGGGTTCAGGTTGCGCCTTTATCGACTACGACACCGACGGATGGCAGGATATCCTCCTCGTCAATGGAAAAGATTGGGAAGGCAATCCAACTGGAAAGCAGCAGACGATGGCACTCTACCGAAATAACCGTGATGGCACCTTCACCGATGTCACTAAGACCGCAGGGCTCGCTATACCGCTTTACGGCATGGGTGCTGCCGTCGCCGATTATGACAACGATGGCGACTCAGACATCTATATCAGCTGCCTTGAAACCGATCGGCTCTTTCAAAATCGTGGTGATGGCACTTTCATTGACACCACAAAGGCAGCTGGCATCCATAACCCCGGCTTCGGTACGAGTTGCGCATGGTTCGATTACAACAATGACGGACACCTCGATCTCTACGTCGCAAACTACGTCGAATGGAGCAGAGAGACCGATCTGTTCTGTACGCTCGATGGCATCAATAAATCCTATTGCACCCCTGAATCCTACCAAGGACAGGCAAGCAAACTCTTCAGGAATCGAGGGGACGGGACATTCGCTGATGTCTCGCGCATCGCACGGATTGAGGACAACAACAGTAAATCACTCGGCGTTTGTATCTTCGATTACAATGCCGACGGACTGCCCGACATCTTCGAGGCGAACGACACACAACCGAACAAACTCTACCAAAACAACGGTGACGGTACCTTCATCGAAAGCGGGATGCTCACTGGGATTGCCTATAACGAAAGTGGTGTCGCGACCGGCGCAATGGGCGTTGATGCCGCCGATTATGATCGTATCGGCAGGGAAAGCCTCGTCATCGGTAACTTCTCTAACGAGATGCTCAATCTTTATCACAATGATGGCGACTTTTTCATCGACGAGGCACCTGCCGCACATATTGGAAACACAACGCTATTGACACTCACCTTTGCATGCTTCTTCTTCGACTTCGATCTCGACGGCAACCTCGACATCTTCACCGCTAACGGACATGTCGAAAACGACATCAACACCATCCAGAATCAGGTCACCTACGCACAACCCCCCCACCTGTTTCATAACAACTCGCAAGGCAAATTCACTGACGTACGCAACAAAGTCGGCACCGACTTGGCAAAACCGATGGTCGGGCGAGGCGCAGCCTACGGCGACATCGACAACGACGGCGATTGGGATTTACTCGTTACCACCTCCAACGGACCGGTGCATCTCTTCCGAAACGACGGCGGCAACCGCAAGGCGTGGATTAAGATACAACTTGTCGGCAAAACGAGCAACCGAGACGGCATCGGCGCACAGATTCGTATTACCTCGGCGTTAGGAACACAGACGCGAACCGTCAAAAGCGGCTCCAGCTACTGCTCACAGAGCGAACTCGCTGCCATCTTCGGCATAAACGGGGACCCCATTATCGAGACAATTGAAGTCCTATGGCCCAGCGGTACCATCAGCACACGCAAGAATATCAAACCGAACCAACAGATTCGCATTGAGGAAGTTTCACCGTAA
- a CDS encoding sigma-70 family RNA polymerase sigma factor has translation MEREDDVQLIQRTLSGDDAAFGILLQRYQKSVHALVWRKLGDFHIAEDITQDTFLQAYKKLSTLKNHNQFAGWLYVIADRLCIDWSRKRRLITESLEGTPVEEVERSSYIHHVSEARETERAERRRELVKQLLAKLPESERTVVTLYYLGEMTAKEIGKFLGVSVGTIKSRLRRGRKRLQEDEELMIQEVFGGVRIPTSLGENVMRQVADMKPTPPPAAKPFLPWMALGAAAVLVVLLLGASNRYLTRFQKPYSFEAQSEPTIEIVDVPIILDIATKPAVRNQVGRDTGPNETSRAGTQVSNVTSASVPSENATQFSTAQWMQGNGPPAGPVRNIFAASDGTVYAILQTGIYRLTADATAWTRVDASLPIGESLMPMAAHSGGLYIVATDEIFTSDNRGETWITLGPRPKGDAVELVITGAEEASSSQVSIAMYLALRDSGIFRSTDGGAQWTSLNDGLTGEKISAVAAVGKTVFAATENGLYRLDSDIWKKLPLDTSGAICSLAVSGNNVYAGVGHEFLVRLTPSEMDEVMRDNRWHFAKIFHSTDLGASWTEIWHENQYLPTGPPAGITVLATGKTLLALGLVQSRSIDGGQTWTELGSDLNFRRRSRLPAVIVNEKTCYKANMFGIHRTTDGGASWHLFMNGMMGTVIVDIVAFNNRLYAHNGYEVYQSTDAGVSWKIVPTDRQKAGFSPFTTSVTVDLKLIVVGNILYSLLTGGPTGANVGIFRLSTDGDSFISVQGVPIFDRYKLADEKYESKERDYRHVSRLRTETAAASRNVFYIEYIGELFKWKLGDPEWTSTGLIEDNHSETSIQVFKLAVSGETVYAGKWDGQLFQSLDEGESWRDVTPTLPLRFTHFEDVIFAGSSVYVATDNGVVTSRTGENWRVLTDGMGTRVVIDKFAVDGTTVYGAGNAGSYRLNTRAQWEQISSEVPNTISELVIANDKLYSATALISSAKKMGLFYISLEENKKK, from the coding sequence GTGGAAAGAGAAGACGATGTTCAACTGATTCAGAGAACCTTATCGGGAGACGATGCAGCATTTGGTATCTTGCTCCAAAGATACCAGAAAAGCGTGCACGCGCTCGTATGGCGGAAGCTCGGGGATTTTCACATTGCTGAAGATATTACGCAAGACACCTTCCTTCAAGCATATAAAAAACTCTCAACACTCAAGAATCATAATCAGTTTGCTGGATGGCTGTATGTCATCGCGGATCGACTTTGTATTGATTGGAGTCGGAAGAGAAGGCTCATAACGGAATCGCTGGAGGGCACACCTGTGGAAGAAGTTGAAAGATCCTCTTATATACATCACGTATCAGAAGCGCGAGAGACGGAACGCGCCGAGCGTCGCCGTGAACTCGTCAAACAGCTGCTCGCAAAGCTTCCAGAGAGCGAACGCACAGTGGTGACACTCTATTATCTCGGGGAGATGACTGCTAAAGAGATTGGTAAATTTTTAGGGGTGTCCGTGGGCACAATTAAAAGTAGGCTTCGTCGGGGTCGAAAGCGTTTGCAAGAGGACGAGGAACTGATGATCCAAGAAGTTTTCGGTGGCGTGCGAATACCGACAAGTTTGGGCGAGAACGTTATGCGACAGGTCGCTGACATGAAACCTACTCCGCCTCCGGCTGCTAAACCGTTCCTTCCATGGATGGCTTTAGGAGCGGCTGCGGTTTTGGTTGTCTTACTCCTCGGTGCGAGCAACCGGTACCTTACCCGTTTCCAGAAGCCGTACAGTTTTGAAGCACAATCTGAACCGACGATTGAAATCGTTGATGTCCCTATCATTCTTGATATAGCAACGAAACCCGCTGTGCGAAATCAGGTTGGACGGGATACGGGTCCGAATGAAACCAGCCGTGCTGGCACCCAAGTTTCTAATGTAACTTCAGCATCTGTTCCATCGGAGAATGCCACCCAGTTTTCTACAGCACAGTGGATGCAGGGAAACGGACCACCAGCGGGACCTGTCCGCAATATCTTCGCTGCGTCTGATGGGACCGTCTATGCTATTCTACAAACAGGGATATACAGATTAACGGCAGATGCGACTGCATGGACACGCGTTGACGCGAGTCTCCCGATTGGCGAATCTTTGATGCCGATGGCAGCGCATAGTGGTGGGCTTTATATTGTTGCTACTGACGAGATATTTACTTCGGACAACAGGGGAGAGACGTGGATAACACTGGGGCCCCGACCCAAGGGAGATGCTGTTGAACTTGTCATTACAGGTGCTGAAGAAGCGTCCAGTTCACAGGTGTCTATTGCGATGTATCTCGCCCTTAGAGATAGTGGGATTTTCCGATCCACAGATGGTGGTGCGCAATGGACCTCTCTTAACGACGGGTTGACAGGCGAAAAAATTTCCGCAGTGGCTGCTGTTGGAAAAACAGTGTTTGCTGCTACAGAGAACGGTCTCTACCGTCTCGATTCAGACATCTGGAAAAAACTGCCGTTGGATACATCCGGAGCCATCTGTTCCTTGGCAGTCTCAGGGAATAATGTTTATGCTGGAGTAGGGCACGAGTTTTTGGTGAGATTAACGCCAAGTGAAATGGACGAAGTCATGCGGGATAATAGGTGGCATTTTGCCAAAATTTTCCATTCAACTGACTTGGGCGCGTCGTGGACTGAAATATGGCATGAAAATCAATATCTTCCTACAGGTCCACCGGCGGGTATAACGGTTTTAGCGACTGGTAAGACACTCTTGGCATTGGGTCTCGTGCAATCTCGTTCAATAGATGGTGGACAAACTTGGACCGAACTTGGAAGCGACCTAAATTTTCGGCGGAGAAGCCGCCTTCCAGCTGTGATAGTAAACGAGAAAACGTGTTACAAAGCCAACATGTTCGGCATTCATCGCACGACTGACGGTGGTGCGTCATGGCATCTATTTATGAACGGGATGATGGGAACTGTTATAGTTGATATCGTCGCCTTTAACAATAGATTATACGCCCATAATGGCTATGAAGTTTATCAATCAACGGATGCGGGCGTGTCCTGGAAAATAGTTCCGACTGATAGACAAAAAGCTGGATTCAGTCCCTTCACTACCAGTGTGACCGTTGATTTAAAACTGATAGTTGTTGGCAACATTCTTTATTCTCTTTTAACTGGAGGCCCTACAGGAGCCAATGTCGGAATTTTCCGTTTATCTACCGATGGCGATAGTTTCATTTCCGTTCAAGGTGTCCCCATTTTCGATCGTTATAAACTTGCTGATGAAAAATATGAGTCAAAAGAGCGAGACTATCGTCACGTATCTCGTCTGAGAACTGAGACTGCTGCGGCGAGTCGTAATGTGTTTTATATAGAATACATAGGAGAACTTTTCAAATGGAAACTCGGTGATCCAGAGTGGACAAGCACTGGATTAATAGAGGATAATCATTCTGAGACATCCATCCAGGTATTCAAATTAGCGGTTTCAGGAGAGACCGTCTACGCTGGCAAATGGGATGGTCAGCTATTTCAATCGCTTGATGAAGGGGAGAGTTGGAGAGATGTCACACCAACCTTGCCGCTCCGTTTCACTCACTTTGAAGATGTAATCTTTGCAGGATCATCGGTTTATGTCGCAACAGATAATGGTGTCGTGACTTCGCGAACTGGGGAAAACTGGCGCGTGCTTACTGATGGAATGGGTACACGCGTCGTCATAGACAAATTTGCCGTGGATGGCACAACAGTTTATGGTGCAGGCAATGCTGGCAGTTATCGTTTGAATACGCGGGCACAGTGGGAACAGATTTCTTCGGAAGTGCCAAATACAATCAGTGAGCTCGTCATCGCTAACGATAAACTCTATAGTGCTACTGCTCTGATCAGTAGTGCTAAAAAGATGGGACTGTTTTACATCTCGCTTGAAGAGAATAAAAAGAAATAG